A part of Eubacterium sp. AB3007 genomic DNA contains:
- a CDS encoding fibronectin type III domain-containing protein: MGKQWISALTHRALALALSLVVGVTFMPMLNGQVFAEEENEQKEGQQVEVTAEASEPDVDETLGEKEDAEATAKAVQESPAREEGAAQKTPDQKEVSKSAPTVIADDKPKGKSLGEEPDTLKGNTQAVSYTVSAPNSRGFVTVKGSLTGIYSGCTFYSVYVDNSMVKGPGELGTSTIDISIDMKKYPVGFHTITVYVLGTDGKLYHDKEQKAVPTYIYSRPANGFNQYEVYSNYFFFKTGSAYADNKYLTQYIEYRQVGTNNWKLYSMDKGNNTYQFKGLKPNTNYQARVYYGTSFTYGGKDYFWKSPYSPVRSFKTGVATTPIKSFKLKAYKVKKHKVKNTHYYVGYFRTYKYKTKYVYYTYRLKAIVTFKKKPGASGVNICGVWVKGNKKKYTVKLGGTWTSYVKPKKLKKTVSVYTYQNRAYGGYSPLYKATKKQK; the protein is encoded by the coding sequence ATGGGAAAGCAATGGATTAGCGCGCTCACTCACAGAGCGCTTGCTCTGGCCCTGTCTCTGGTGGTTGGAGTCACCTTTATGCCGATGTTGAATGGGCAGGTGTTTGCCGAGGAGGAGAATGAGCAGAAGGAAGGACAGCAGGTGGAGGTGACCGCGGAAGCATCGGAACCTGATGTGGATGAGACTTTGGGAGAAAAGGAGGACGCAGAGGCAACTGCAAAGGCCGTTCAGGAGAGCCCGGCCAGGGAAGAGGGGGCAGCGCAGAAGACCCCCGATCAGAAAGAAGTCAGTAAATCTGCCCCCACCGTCATTGCAGATGACAAACCAAAAGGGAAAAGTCTGGGAGAAGAACCGGATACTCTGAAGGGCAACACACAGGCAGTATCTTATACCGTTTCTGCACCCAATTCCCGTGGCTTTGTTACCGTGAAGGGGAGCCTGACCGGAATATACAGTGGCTGTACGTTTTATAGTGTGTATGTTGACAACTCGATGGTGAAAGGACCTGGAGAATTAGGTACTTCTACGATCGACATCTCGATCGATATGAAAAAATACCCGGTTGGCTTCCATACGATCACGGTGTATGTCCTGGGGACAGATGGAAAACTGTATCACGACAAAGAACAGAAAGCAGTGCCTACTTATATCTACAGCAGGCCTGCCAATGGATTCAATCAGTATGAGGTGTATTCCAATTACTTCTTTTTCAAGACAGGATCGGCATATGCTGATAACAAGTATCTCACCCAGTACATCGAGTATAGACAGGTGGGGACCAATAACTGGAAGCTTTACAGCATGGATAAAGGGAATAATACCTATCAATTCAAAGGGCTGAAGCCGAACACGAACTATCAGGCCAGAGTTTACTACGGAACCAGTTTCACCTACGGAGGAAAGGATTACTTCTGGAAGAGTCCTTACTCTCCCGTCCGCTCCTTCAAGACCGGTGTCGCTACCACACCGATCAAGTCATTCAAGCTGAAGGCGTATAAGGTGAAGAAGCACAAAGTCAAGAACACCCATTACTATGTCGGATATTTCCGCACGTATAAATACAAGACTAAGTACGTATACTACACATACAGGCTTAAGGCCATCGTCACATTCAAGAAAAAGCCTGGTGCATCCGGCGTCAACATCTGTGGAGTCTGGGTGAAGGGAAACAAGAAGAAATACACAGTCAAACTCGGCGGGACCTGGACCAGTTACGTCAAACCCAAGAAGCTCAAAAAAACAGTATCCGTGTACACCTACCAGAACAGGGCCTATGGCGGATACTCCCCCCTCTACAAGGCAACAAAGAAACAGAAATAA
- a CDS encoding DNA recombination protein RmuC, with product MQVLGVITLIVMVVLGVLVAILLLRLQSMDARMAEQAIAAEVQKSNIEDIERLIGDMRTGDMVQQQSINTMHRTLEQMSLTEREQLERMLRDISAVSTMSRDLGDIRRVLLNVKTNGNLGEAQLESILADILAPQQYESQFRLVPEERTMVDFAVRMPGDGNNPMYLVIDSKNPSISFAKLQEAYESGDRALCEGARKAFVAELRKEAADICKKYVKAPNSLDYGVMFLPSEAMYAEALRLGMVEVLRKESNVMIAGPSSMAALLSSFRVGFQMLAIRDRSEDIRRVLEEVRIEVDRFDEVLARAENHLEMSRKDITSLRTTRTNALKKKLEIVTDSAEKTS from the coding sequence ATGCAGGTATTGGGAGTGATTACGCTGATCGTCATGGTAGTATTGGGGGTACTGGTGGCGATCCTGTTGCTGCGCTTACAGAGCATGGATGCACGAATGGCGGAGCAGGCAATTGCCGCAGAAGTGCAGAAGAGCAATATTGAGGATATCGAGCGGCTCATCGGTGATATGCGCACAGGGGACATGGTCCAACAACAGTCTATCAACACGATGCATCGAACTCTGGAGCAAATGTCGCTCACTGAAAGAGAACAGTTGGAGCGGATGCTCCGAGATATTTCTGCGGTGAGCACCATGTCCAGAGATTTGGGGGATATCAGGAGGGTGCTCCTGAACGTGAAGACCAATGGGAATCTGGGGGAGGCGCAGCTGGAGAGCATTCTGGCGGATATACTGGCTCCACAGCAATACGAATCTCAGTTTCGACTAGTCCCGGAGGAACGAACCATGGTGGATTTTGCGGTCAGAATGCCTGGGGATGGAAACAATCCTATGTATCTGGTGATCGACTCCAAGAATCCTTCTATTTCCTTTGCCAAGCTGCAGGAAGCCTATGAAAGTGGTGACAGGGCTTTGTGCGAGGGGGCACGGAAGGCTTTTGTAGCTGAGCTTCGCAAGGAAGCGGCGGATATATGCAAGAAGTACGTGAAAGCACCGAATTCTCTGGACTATGGAGTGATGTTCCTGCCCTCAGAGGCGATGTATGCAGAAGCACTGCGGCTGGGTATGGTGGAGGTGCTCAGGAAGGAATCCAATGTAATGATCGCTGGACCCAGTTCCATGGCCGCGCTTCTCAGCAGTTTTCGTGTCGGATTCCAGATGCTGGCGATCAGGGATCGCTCCGAGGATATACGTCGTGTTCTGGAGGAGGTTCGCATAGAGGTGGATCGTTTCGATGAGGTGTTGGCAAGGGCAGAGAACCATTTGGAGATGAGCAGAAAAGACATCACCTCACTCCGGACCACCCGGACGAATGCGTTGAAGAAAAAACTGGAAATCGTGACCGATTCCGCAGAAAAGACATCGTAA
- a CDS encoding hydantoinase/carbamoylase family amidase, with amino-acid sequence MGNIQKELDWIERAIDDFAETSIRGGEYWRASYTEEDRMGIEMLTSWMEEAGMEVYMDDICNLFGRIEGESDAIIMTGSNRDTVKHAGKYGGALGILCSLEAVRALYEEFGKPKKSVEVVATVEEEASRFNRGYNLGSRGIVGELVEEDLRSTDMNGITLREAIADMSDSADIEGVPEGRTDIEHFVELSAEMGGVMEKSLKKVGLVQSIAGNMIGEIVITGEQNHAGTTPMSMRRDPVPVAAKLIDEITSWAEDRNDRVVCTFGNIEVYPGKQNIIAEKVRMTFDIRSTNASLLSEARSIMKDHENAMGDINVEVTVTGTDDPADMDLDGVLVMRDIAAAHDMKYMRIDSGAGHDAQVFADVTKSNMIFVPSEKGIAHSPLEYTSREDLEQGYVLLKEYLKKLAW; translated from the coding sequence ATGGGGAATATACAGAAGGAGCTCGACTGGATCGAGCGTGCGATCGATGATTTCGCGGAGACATCCATCCGAGGCGGAGAGTACTGGCGCGCCTCCTATACCGAGGAAGACCGGATGGGGATCGAGATGCTCACCTCCTGGATGGAGGAGGCTGGCATGGAAGTGTATATGGACGATATATGCAATCTGTTCGGCAGGATCGAGGGAGAATCCGACGCCATTATCATGACCGGGTCCAACCGGGACACGGTCAAGCACGCCGGCAAATATGGGGGTGCTCTGGGCATCCTGTGCTCACTGGAAGCCGTGCGGGCCCTCTACGAGGAGTTCGGCAAACCGAAGAAATCTGTGGAAGTCGTGGCCACAGTAGAGGAAGAAGCCAGTCGTTTCAACCGGGGATATAACCTTGGGAGCCGTGGAATAGTGGGAGAACTGGTGGAGGAAGACCTCCGCTCAACGGACATGAACGGGATCACCCTGCGGGAAGCCATCGCAGACATGAGCGATTCTGCGGACATAGAGGGGGTGCCTGAGGGGAGAACAGATATCGAGCATTTCGTGGAGTTGTCTGCGGAGATGGGCGGTGTCATGGAGAAATCCCTCAAGAAGGTGGGACTCGTCCAGTCCATCGCTGGCAATATGATCGGAGAGATCGTGATCACCGGTGAGCAGAACCACGCAGGCACTACGCCTATGAGCATGCGGAGAGATCCGGTGCCCGTTGCGGCAAAACTCATTGACGAGATCACCAGCTGGGCTGAGGACAGAAATGACAGGGTGGTATGCACCTTCGGAAACATCGAGGTCTACCCTGGGAAACAGAACATCATCGCAGAGAAGGTGCGTATGACCTTTGACATCCGGTCCACCAATGCCTCGCTGCTGAGCGAGGCCAGGTCTATCATGAAAGACCATGAGAACGCTATGGGAGACATTAACGTTGAGGTGACCGTAACAGGCACCGATGATCCGGCGGATATGGATCTGGATGGGGTGCTGGTGATGCGGGACATCGCTGCTGCGCATGACATGAAGTACATGCGGATCGACAGCGGCGCCGGGCATGATGCCCAGGTGTTCGCCGATGTAACAAAGAGCAATATGATCTTTGTCCCCAGCGAGAAGGGAATCGCCCATTCTCCGTTGGAGTATACGTCCAGAGAGGATCTGGAGCAGGGCTATGTCCTGCTGAAGGAGTATTTGAAGAAACTAGCTTGGTAG
- a CDS encoding polysaccharide deacetylase family protein — translation MEGTTSHKLIDTGGNVLLQRVPIQTSTWTNALVDIRRGMGRIQAGTRDIMAEQVPIDTCTLFNLLCDLRQWIGALLEGIRWVCKASVPVENGLSEDRRWFLMVLLPLLCTVLVCVDREMVPPPEQVPVQIEEKASPAQEGTSFRMLPQNVLGAVKVTSTAVYAAADRESPQRLTLAFGNKVDPVDASGEWVSVKAGETEGFVPRADLVLFHRDRKRIALTFDDGPAVQGTKHVLDVFQKNGARGTFFVIGNRIDGSTAHLLKRASALGCEIGNHSWDHAYLPGLKKKKIQKQLATTDGKIRQLIGHNATVIRPPYGAVDHRVKAIAGRPLILWSIDTLDWKYRRTDRLIKYVRKHKRDGAVVLMHDIHPSTVRAVDAIVWDLQRSGYELVTITELAAIRGEKFGPGTVYIGK, via the coding sequence ATGGAGGGAACGACATCCCACAAGTTAATCGACACAGGTGGGAACGTGCTGTTGCAGCGCGTTCCCATCCAGACATCCACGTGGACGAACGCGCTGGTGGATATCCGAAGAGGGATGGGGCGCATCCAGGCCGGAACCAGAGACATCATGGCGGAACAGGTGCCCATCGATACCTGCACTCTTTTCAATCTGTTATGTGATCTGCGGCAGTGGATAGGGGCACTGCTTGAGGGGATTCGATGGGTCTGTAAAGCCTCGGTCCCTGTGGAGAACGGCCTTTCGGAGGACCGCCGGTGGTTTCTCATGGTGTTGCTTCCGTTGCTGTGTACGGTACTGGTCTGCGTAGATCGTGAGATGGTCCCCCCGCCGGAGCAGGTGCCGGTTCAGATAGAGGAAAAGGCATCCCCTGCACAGGAGGGGACTTCATTTCGCATGCTTCCCCAAAATGTGCTGGGAGCGGTAAAGGTGACCAGCACAGCGGTGTATGCGGCAGCGGACAGAGAGAGTCCGCAGAGGCTTACTCTGGCCTTTGGAAACAAGGTGGATCCCGTGGACGCTTCGGGAGAATGGGTCAGCGTGAAGGCTGGCGAGACGGAAGGCTTTGTGCCCCGGGCGGATCTGGTGCTGTTCCATAGGGATCGAAAACGCATCGCGCTCACTTTTGACGATGGTCCTGCTGTGCAAGGCACAAAGCACGTTTTGGACGTGTTCCAGAAGAATGGGGCACGGGGCACGTTCTTCGTGATTGGAAACCGAATCGATGGAAGTACAGCCCATCTACTGAAACGAGCGAGCGCCTTGGGATGTGAGATAGGCAACCACTCCTGGGATCATGCGTATCTCCCAGGCCTGAAAAAGAAAAAGATCCAAAAGCAGCTAGCGACCACAGATGGGAAGATCCGACAGCTGATCGGTCATAACGCGACGGTGATCCGGCCACCGTACGGGGCCGTCGATCACAGAGTGAAAGCCATCGCGGGGAGACCGCTGATCCTATGGTCCATCGACACGCTGGACTGGAAATATCGCAGGACGGACCGGTTGATAAAATACGTCAGGAAGCATAAGCGTGATGGAGCAGTGGTCCTGATGCACGATATCCATCCCAGTACTGTGCGGGCAGTGGATGCGATCGTCTGGGATCTTCAAAGATCCGGCTATGAGCTGGTCACGATCACTGAGCTTGCGGCGATCCGAGGCGAGAAGTTCGGACCGGGGACGGTATATATAGGCAAGTAA
- a CDS encoding SseB family protein, whose amino-acid sequence MNNDSRVTENLLKDGSTLVFLKKRYLSKETKEQLDWVLSCMKDSILIVPTLPGSGKPDMLERDDGARFLPVFSNMGEIPADYADEFILKEMDIEACLELMRETEGCRGLALDGLTEPLVLESNLAESIRTKPSRKEEGSV is encoded by the coding sequence ATGAACAACGACAGCAGAGTCACAGAGAATCTGTTAAAGGACGGAAGCACACTGGTGTTTCTGAAGAAACGCTATCTCTCCAAGGAGACGAAGGAGCAGCTGGACTGGGTGCTCTCCTGCATGAAAGATTCCATTCTCATCGTGCCCACATTGCCGGGCAGTGGCAAACCGGATATGCTGGAACGCGACGATGGAGCCAGATTTCTGCCGGTGTTTTCCAATATGGGGGAGATCCCGGCGGACTATGCGGATGAGTTCATCCTGAAGGAGATGGATATCGAGGCGTGTCTGGAACTGATGCGAGAGACGGAAGGATGCCGTGGACTAGCACTGGACGGCTTGACGGAGCCGCTGGTGCTGGAGAGTAATCTGGCCGAGTCCATACGTACAAAGCCTTCGCGCAAGGAGGAAGGATCCGTGTAG
- the ribD gene encoding bifunctional diaminohydroxyphosphoribosylaminopyrimidine deaminase/5-amino-6-(5-phosphoribosylamino)uracil reductase RibD: MQRAIEIAARGEGRVSPNPLVGAVIVKNGRVIGEGAHERCGDLHAERNALKDCQARGEDPFGATIYVTLEPCCHQGRQPPCTSAILEAGIARVVVGAGDPNPQVAGKGIRILRDAGIKVETGCMEHECRRLARIFLHYVETGHPLVVLKYAMTMDGKIAAYTGESKWITGKKARAHVHRVRNRCKAIMVGLGTVLADDPMLNARFESAVDPIRIVCDSHLRTPLDAKVVTTAREIPTILATCEKDSSRQAPYLETGCEVLCVAEKGGRVDLADLVMKLGRRGVDSVLIEGGGTLAWAAAEAGIVDLVYAYIAPKILGGKTAKTPVEGQGFSTPGMGLQLADVRVTRLGEDILIESEVLKRVHGNR, from the coding sequence ATGCAGCGTGCCATTGAGATCGCAGCTCGCGGGGAGGGGCGTGTGAGTCCCAATCCCCTGGTGGGGGCGGTGATCGTAAAGAATGGGAGAGTCATCGGAGAGGGAGCACACGAACGCTGTGGGGATCTGCATGCGGAACGAAACGCACTGAAGGATTGCCAGGCGAGGGGGGAGGATCCTTTCGGGGCAACCATCTACGTGACACTGGAACCCTGCTGTCATCAGGGGCGGCAGCCGCCCTGTACGAGCGCTATTCTGGAGGCGGGGATCGCTCGAGTGGTGGTGGGAGCAGGAGATCCCAACCCGCAGGTGGCGGGGAAGGGGATCCGGATATTGAGAGACGCGGGCATAAAAGTGGAGACCGGATGTATGGAACATGAGTGCCGGCGTCTTGCCCGGATCTTTCTGCACTACGTAGAGACCGGGCACCCACTGGTGGTGCTGAAGTACGCCATGACCATGGATGGGAAGATCGCTGCCTATACAGGAGAATCCAAATGGATCACCGGGAAGAAGGCACGGGCCCATGTACACAGGGTACGGAATCGCTGCAAGGCGATCATGGTCGGACTGGGCACGGTGCTTGCCGATGATCCAATGCTGAACGCAAGGTTTGAGAGCGCAGTGGATCCCATCCGGATCGTCTGCGATTCCCATCTGCGCACACCTCTTGATGCCAAGGTGGTGACCACGGCAAGAGAGATCCCAACGATCCTGGCCACCTGTGAGAAGGACTCTTCCCGTCAGGCACCATACCTGGAAACCGGGTGCGAAGTGCTTTGTGTGGCGGAGAAGGGGGGCCGTGTGGATCTGGCGGATCTTGTGATGAAGTTGGGCCGCCGAGGTGTCGACTCGGTGCTGATTGAAGGCGGTGGGACATTGGCCTGGGCAGCAGCGGAGGCGGGTATCGTCGATCTGGTGTATGCCTACATCGCACCAAAGATCCTGGGCGGCAAGACCGCAAAGACCCCAGTGGAAGGCCAGGGGTTTTCGACACCAGGGATGGGCTTGCAACTGGCGGACGTGCGAGTGACCAGGCTGGGAGAGGACATTTTGATAGAAAGCGAGGTGTTGAAACGTGTTCACGGGAATCGTTGA
- the ribE gene encoding 6,7-dimethyl-8-ribityllumazine synthase has protein sequence MKTYEGKLVAGNEKIGIVVARFNEFITSKLLAGCLDGLTRHDVAEEDIEVAWVPGAFEIPLVASRMAKSGKYGAVICLGAVIRGATSHYDYVCNEVSKGIAQVSLQNDIPVMFGIVTTENIEQAIERAGTKAGNKGYDCAIGALEMMDLLKCVEGCVKGDGSF, from the coding sequence ATGAAGACATATGAAGGTAAACTGGTAGCAGGGAATGAAAAGATCGGAATCGTAGTGGCGCGTTTCAACGAGTTCATTACATCGAAGTTGCTGGCGGGATGCCTGGATGGGCTCACCCGGCATGATGTGGCAGAAGAGGACATCGAGGTTGCTTGGGTACCTGGTGCTTTCGAGATACCGCTGGTGGCTTCCCGCATGGCAAAGAGTGGGAAATATGGAGCAGTGATCTGCCTGGGAGCGGTGATCCGCGGGGCTACCAGTCATTACGATTACGTATGCAATGAGGTCTCCAAGGGTATTGCCCAGGTCTCGTTGCAGAACGACATCCCGGTGATGTTCGGTATCGTTACGACAGAGAATATTGAGCAGGCCATCGAGCGCGCCGGTACCAAGGCGGGCAACAAGGGCTACGATTGTGCCATCGGTGCGCTTGAGATGATGGACCTGCTGAAGTGTGTCGAAGGGTGTGTCAAAGGGGACGGTTCTTTTTGA
- a CDS encoding riboflavin synthase, with translation MFTGIVEEVGTVRQIRRGRVSAVLTIEATRILEDIHIGDSICVNGVCLTVVTFDQSGFSADVMHETLDRSSLASLAPGAHVNLERAMAADGRFGGHIVAGHIDGTARILAVEKDDNAIRYTFSAEEALLRYIVDKGSVAIDGISLTVVYAKPDRFQVSVIPHTASVTVLGEKRAGDVVNVENDIIGKYVERLMNGAPAAGAQSNITRAFLTEHGYG, from the coding sequence GTGTTCACGGGAATCGTTGAAGAGGTCGGTACTGTGCGACAGATTCGGCGGGGCAGAGTATCTGCAGTGTTAACTATCGAAGCGACCCGGATCCTGGAGGACATCCACATCGGAGACAGCATCTGCGTCAACGGGGTGTGTCTGACTGTCGTCACCTTTGATCAGAGTGGATTTTCAGCAGACGTGATGCATGAGACGCTGGATCGTTCCTCACTGGCATCGCTTGCGCCGGGTGCTCATGTGAATTTGGAAAGAGCGATGGCGGCAGATGGCCGGTTTGGCGGCCACATCGTCGCCGGACACATAGATGGGACGGCCAGGATACTTGCGGTCGAGAAAGATGACAATGCCATCCGGTACACCTTTTCGGCGGAGGAGGCGTTGCTGCGGTACATCGTGGATAAAGGATCCGTCGCCATCGATGGGATCAGTCTGACGGTGGTGTATGCCAAACCGGACCGTTTTCAGGTGTCCGTCATCCCCCACACGGCCAGTGTGACCGTCCTGGGTGAGAAACGTGCCGGGGATGTGGTGAATGTGGAGAACGATATCATCGGCAAATACGTGGAACGGCTCATGAATGGTGCTCCCGCTGCCGGAGCACAAAGCAATATTACCCGCGCATTCCTTACGGAGCACGGATATGGATAA
- a CDS encoding HU family DNA-binding protein: protein MNKSELVAAVAKEAGLSKADAEKAVKATFGAIEASLVKGDKVQLIGFGTFEVRERAARAGRNPLTGEEIEIKAAKAPAFKAGKALKDAVNK, encoded by the coding sequence ATGAACAAATCTGAATTAGTAGCAGCAGTCGCAAAGGAAGCCGGCCTGTCCAAGGCTGATGCAGAAAAGGCCGTCAAGGCAACATTCGGTGCTATCGAGGCATCCCTGGTGAAGGGAGACAAGGTTCAGCTGATTGGATTCGGGACCTTTGAGGTCAGAGAGAGAGCTGCAAGAGCCGGAAGAAATCCGCTGACAGGAGAAGAGATCGAGATCAAGGCTGCAAAGGCACCTGCATTCAAGGCAGGAAAGGCACTGAAGGACGCTGTAAACAAATAG
- a CDS encoding bifunctional 3,4-dihydroxy-2-butanone-4-phosphate synthase/GTP cyclohydrolase II — MGQFGTIEQALEDLRQGKIILVTDAQDRENEGDFICAAEHATTQNINFMAIHGKGLICMPMAEHYVQKLRFPQMVMENTDNHETAFTVSIDHVSTTTGISAAERSMTALACVSEDARPEDFRRPGHMFPLLAKRNGVLEREGHTEATVDLCRLAGLRECGLCCEIMREDGTMMRTSELMELAEKFDITFITIEDLKNYRKCHDRLVECEAIANMPTRYGQFKAYGYRNLLNGEHHVALVKGEIGEGEDILCRVHSECLTGDTFGSLRCDCGQQLASAMTQIEKEGRGILLYMRQEGRGIGLLNKLKAYELQEQGMDTLEANLALGFEADQREYYIGAQILRDLGVKSMRLLTNNPDKVYQLEEFGMEINRRVGIEMEANDYDRFYLKTKKLKMGHILDF, encoded by the coding sequence ATGGGACAGTTCGGAACCATCGAACAAGCCTTGGAGGATCTGCGACAGGGAAAGATTATTCTGGTGACAGATGCCCAGGATCGGGAGAATGAGGGGGATTTCATCTGCGCAGCGGAGCACGCTACCACGCAGAACATCAACTTCATGGCGATTCACGGAAAGGGCCTCATCTGTATGCCTATGGCGGAGCATTATGTGCAGAAACTGCGGTTTCCCCAGATGGTCATGGAGAACACAGACAACCACGAGACTGCCTTTACAGTCTCCATCGATCACGTGTCTACCACTACCGGCATCTCTGCCGCAGAGCGGTCAATGACGGCGCTTGCCTGTGTGTCGGAGGATGCCAGGCCGGAGGACTTTCGCAGACCGGGGCATATGTTCCCGTTGCTTGCCAAACGCAACGGTGTGCTGGAACGGGAGGGACACACTGAAGCAACGGTGGATCTCTGTCGTCTTGCCGGGCTCAGGGAATGTGGTCTTTGCTGTGAGATCATGAGGGAGGACGGCACCATGATGCGCACCAGCGAATTGATGGAGTTGGCCGAAAAGTTTGACATCACCTTCATCACCATTGAGGACCTGAAGAACTATCGGAAGTGCCATGATCGTCTGGTGGAGTGTGAGGCCATCGCCAATATGCCCACACGTTACGGGCAGTTCAAGGCGTATGGGTATCGGAATCTGCTCAACGGGGAACACCATGTGGCGCTGGTCAAGGGAGAGATCGGCGAGGGAGAAGATATCCTCTGTCGTGTTCATTCAGAATGCCTCACCGGTGACACCTTCGGTTCCCTGCGCTGTGACTGTGGACAGCAACTTGCTTCTGCCATGACCCAGATCGAAAAGGAGGGCCGGGGGATCCTGCTCTACATGCGCCAGGAAGGCCGGGGAATAGGCCTTTTGAATAAGCTGAAGGCCTATGAACTGCAGGAACAGGGGATGGACACCCTGGAGGCAAATCTGGCGCTGGGGTTCGAAGCCGACCAACGTGAGTATTACATCGGCGCCCAGATTCTTCGCGACCTGGGCGTGAAGAGCATGCGTCTTCTGACCAACAACCCGGACAAAGTCTACCAGCTGGAAGAGTTCGGCATGGAGATTAACCGGCGAGTTGGGATCGAGATGGAAGCCAATGACTACGACCGTTTTTATCTGAAAACAAAGAAACTGAAGATGGGACATATTCTGGATTTTTAA
- a CDS encoding zinc-binding dehydrogenase codes for MAGLVQISRGSGGARLARVPEEISFFDIYSAVMEQEMLDFVRDYNVDAKPEKIFSLEQVPDAHRYLESSDSYGKVVCVVASCV; via the coding sequence ATGGCGGGCCTTGTCCAGATTTCCAGAGGGTCCGGGGGCGCAAGGCTCGCGCGGGTACCCGAAGAGATCAGCTTCTTTGATATCTATTCGGCGGTGATGGAACAGGAGATGCTGGACTTTGTACGCGACTATAACGTGGACGCCAAGCCGGAGAAGATATTCTCTCTGGAGCAGGTGCCTGACGCCCATCGTTATCTGGAAAGCAGCGATAGCTACGGAAAGGTGGTCTGTGTGGTGGCCTCCTGCGTATGA